In one Gemmatimonadota bacterium genomic region, the following are encoded:
- a CDS encoding sulfoxide reductase heme-binding subunit YedZ, with product MSDSLNAMRRRSVLEPQWFVPALFVVALLPAVIGVAGTASDLLADTRFFGSNPIKAVEHYFGQWTLRFILATLCITPARHLLGWNWLAKQRRTLGLFAFGYLMLHWLAYAVLDVQLDWHDLTIDLAKRPYIMIGMAALLLMVPLAVTSTKGMIRRLGGQRWNRLHQLIYVISVLGVIHFFMAVKKDIGQPALFAAGLAVLFTFRVQRWRARRAV from the coding sequence GACGACGGTCGGTGCTCGAACCCCAGTGGTTCGTGCCCGCGCTTTTTGTGGTCGCATTGCTACCGGCGGTCATCGGCGTTGCGGGCACGGCCTCCGATTTGCTCGCGGATACGCGCTTCTTTGGGTCGAACCCGATCAAAGCGGTCGAGCACTACTTCGGCCAGTGGACGCTCCGGTTTATTCTCGCCACGCTTTGCATCACGCCGGCGCGTCATTTGTTGGGGTGGAATTGGCTCGCCAAACAGCGGCGTACGCTCGGGCTGTTCGCCTTTGGGTACCTGATGCTGCACTGGCTCGCGTATGCCGTGCTCGACGTCCAACTCGACTGGCACGATCTCACCATCGACCTCGCGAAGCGGCCGTACATCATGATCGGCATGGCGGCGTTGCTCTTGATGGTGCCGCTCGCGGTCACCTCCACCAAGGGAATGATCCGACGCCTTGGCGGGCAACGGTGGAACCGTCTGCACCAGCTCATCTACGTGATCAGCGTGCTTGGCGTGATCCATTTCTTTATGGCCGTGAAGAAGGACATTGGCCAGCCCGCCCTGTTTGCTGCTGGGCTCGCCGTACTCTTTACGTTTCGCGTACAGCGGTGGCGCGCGCGGCGCGCGGTATGA
- a CDS encoding class I SAM-dependent RNA methyltransferase, producing MTVAELRALGVTALAPETGGVAFSATDDLLAAANVQLRTASRIIVRAAEFQAKAFHELERFSRAVRWNQYVAPGRAVKLRVTCKKSRLYHSDAVAERVGAAIMRAVPGSRVVTGATDDDEDVVAEGGAERAPDDGALLIIVRLSHDVCTISVDSSGEPLHKRGYRLATAKAPIRETLAAGMLLALDWNGSTPLLDPMCGAGTIAIEAAMIARRVAPGATRRFAFETWPSVPPTVGDNARRVARAAALPRAGVRILASDRDAGAIVAASANAVRAGVAEDIEFRECALSAIEVPSAPGLLLTNPPYGDRIGDRTQVRNLYAQLGKVARVQGGGWTLAFLSADHAFDMQLRLPLTEVSRFRNGGIPVRLLRAQVPLPKR from the coding sequence GTGACCGTCGCTGAACTGCGCGCGCTCGGCGTGACCGCCCTCGCACCGGAGACCGGCGGCGTCGCGTTCAGCGCGACGGACGATCTGCTGGCCGCCGCGAATGTCCAGCTCCGCACCGCGAGCCGCATCATTGTCCGCGCCGCGGAGTTTCAGGCCAAGGCGTTTCACGAACTCGAGCGGTTTTCGCGTGCCGTGCGCTGGAATCAATACGTGGCGCCGGGGCGCGCGGTGAAACTGCGCGTGACGTGCAAGAAATCGCGGCTCTATCACTCCGACGCGGTGGCCGAGCGCGTGGGCGCGGCGATTATGCGCGCCGTGCCCGGGTCACGCGTGGTGACGGGCGCCACGGATGATGACGAGGATGTCGTCGCCGAAGGCGGCGCTGAGCGTGCCCCTGATGACGGCGCTTTGCTGATCATCGTGCGACTCTCTCACGATGTGTGCACCATTAGCGTGGACAGTTCCGGCGAACCGCTGCATAAGCGCGGGTACCGGCTCGCGACCGCGAAGGCGCCGATTCGTGAAACGCTGGCCGCCGGAATGCTCCTGGCCCTCGACTGGAATGGCTCAACGCCGTTACTCGATCCGATGTGCGGGGCGGGGACGATCGCCATTGAAGCGGCGATGATCGCCCGCCGGGTCGCACCGGGGGCGACTCGCCGGTTTGCCTTTGAAACGTGGCCATCGGTGCCACCGACGGTGGGGGATAACGCGCGCCGCGTGGCACGGGCGGCGGCGCTTCCGCGCGCGGGGGTGCGCATTCTGGCCTCGGATCGTGACGCGGGGGCCATTGTGGCCGCGTCGGCGAATGCGGTGCGCGCTGGGGTCGCCGAGGATATTGAGTTCCGCGAGTGCGCCCTCTCGGCCATCGAGGTGCCGTCCGCGCCGGGGTTACTCCTCACGAACCCGCCGTATGGCGACCGGATTGGCGACCGCACCCAAGTCCGAAACCTGTACGCCCAGTTAGGGAAGGTGGCCCGAGTGCAGGGCGGCGGGTGGACGTTGGCCTTTTTGTCGGCCGACCATGCCTTTGATATGCAGCTTCGGCTCCCGCTGACCGAGGTGTCCCGTTTTCGAAACGGGGGAATCCCAGTGCGGCTGCTTCGGGCTCAGGTGCCGTTGCCCAAAAGGTGA
- a CDS encoding 2-oxoglutarate dehydrogenase E1 component translates to MSDTVSSAFNDAYIEEVFEAYRRDPGSVDESWRQFFRLAARFGGGNSAGADDQDFARKVAGVARYTNAIRQYGHLAVQLDPLGSSPPGAAELTPEFHGITDADLDVVTGAALGWPHLPTGRDVAERLRFRYCRNLGVEYTHLGSEEERAWFRALFTAEQLTRPLNADEKKRLLVRLSEVDGLERFLGRAFPNYKRFSIEGTDTLVPLLDTAIDEASASGAQHVAISMAHRGRINVLAHVLGKPAEQIFGEFQGRHDHLEGDISTGDVKYHLGYEGARTTIAGRSVHVSLVPNPSHLEIVNPVLQGYVRAHQREGGVSAVVPVCIHGDAAFPGEGIVSETFNLARLRAYGVGGTLHIIVNNQVGFTTDPIDSRSTRYASDVAKGFECPIIHVNADDAEACVIAMRIAVAYRNQFGKDFLVDLVGYRRHGHNEADEPAYTQPQLYDKVKAHPTQRQVWGARLVHEGVCTQGDVDAAEKQVAAHFSALFDQSKADNDTTHSDYEGTELPVVIPPTAVSADSLVALNDAMLAWPASLTPHPRLAKQLLRRKDAVTAGGIDWGHAEALAYASILSDGMHVRLSGQDAERGTFSHRHSVLHDVANGDTYTPLQHLPGVSSRFEVYNSALSEMAVMGFEYGYSCAAEDTLTLWEAQFGDFANVAQPIIDQFLSADRAKWGQDSGLVLLLPHGYEGQGPEHSSARLERFLQMCAEGNFRVAYPSTPAQYFHILRLQARLTPRRPMVLMQPKSLLRLADASSVLADLAHGGFQTVIDDPAGASKRGTVRRIVFCTGKVYYDLVAKAVPAEVAVVRVEELYPWPHGDVSRVLDHYPQATEIVWAQEEPKNMGAWTYVAPRLRGSVGNALAIRYVGRPERASPAEGYQQHHAEEQARIVEDALSASRAGGNKRASGVMGAV, encoded by the coding sequence ATGTCCGATACTGTGAGCAGCGCGTTCAACGACGCGTACATCGAAGAGGTTTTTGAGGCCTATCGTCGCGATCCGGGTTCTGTGGACGAGTCGTGGCGTCAATTTTTCCGGCTTGCCGCGCGTTTTGGTGGAGGCAACTCTGCTGGCGCCGACGATCAGGATTTTGCACGCAAAGTGGCCGGTGTCGCGCGGTACACCAACGCGATCCGACAGTACGGCCATTTGGCGGTGCAGCTTGATCCACTTGGGTCGTCGCCGCCAGGCGCCGCCGAGCTGACGCCTGAGTTTCACGGCATCACCGACGCGGATCTCGACGTCGTGACGGGCGCCGCGCTGGGCTGGCCGCATCTCCCCACGGGGCGCGATGTCGCCGAACGGTTGCGCTTCCGCTACTGCCGCAACTTGGGCGTGGAGTACACGCACCTTGGATCGGAAGAGGAGCGCGCCTGGTTCCGCGCGCTCTTCACCGCCGAGCAACTCACGCGTCCGCTGAATGCGGACGAGAAGAAGCGGCTGTTGGTACGATTGAGCGAAGTGGACGGGCTCGAGCGTTTTCTCGGCCGTGCCTTTCCCAACTACAAACGTTTTTCCATTGAGGGCACGGACACCCTCGTGCCGTTGCTCGACACGGCGATTGACGAAGCATCGGCGAGCGGCGCACAGCATGTGGCCATTTCGATGGCGCACCGTGGCCGCATCAACGTGCTCGCGCACGTGCTAGGCAAGCCGGCGGAGCAGATTTTCGGCGAGTTCCAGGGGCGGCACGATCACCTCGAAGGCGACATCTCTACCGGCGACGTGAAGTACCACCTCGGCTACGAGGGTGCGCGCACGACGATTGCCGGTCGGTCGGTGCACGTGTCGTTGGTTCCGAACCCGAGCCATCTCGAGATTGTGAACCCCGTGCTGCAGGGCTACGTGCGCGCGCATCAGCGTGAGGGCGGCGTGAGCGCGGTCGTGCCCGTGTGCATTCACGGTGACGCCGCGTTTCCTGGCGAAGGGATTGTGTCGGAGACGTTCAACCTCGCGCGGCTGCGCGCGTACGGGGTGGGCGGGACGCTGCACATTATTGTGAACAATCAGGTGGGCTTTACCACCGATCCCATTGATTCGCGTTCGACGCGCTATGCGAGCGACGTGGCCAAGGGTTTTGAGTGCCCGATTATCCACGTGAACGCGGACGATGCCGAAGCGTGCGTCATTGCGATGCGCATTGCGGTGGCGTATCGCAATCAGTTCGGCAAAGATTTTCTGGTGGATCTTGTGGGCTATCGCCGACACGGCCACAACGAAGCCGACGAGCCGGCGTACACGCAGCCGCAGTTGTACGACAAGGTCAAGGCGCATCCCACGCAGCGGCAAGTGTGGGGCGCACGGTTGGTGCACGAGGGCGTGTGCACGCAGGGCGACGTGGACGCCGCTGAAAAGCAGGTGGCCGCACACTTCAGCGCGCTCTTTGATCAGTCGAAAGCCGACAACGACACGACGCACAGCGACTACGAGGGCACTGAACTACCGGTGGTGATTCCGCCCACGGCGGTGAGCGCCGACAGTTTGGTGGCGCTCAATGACGCGATGCTTGCGTGGCCGGCGTCGCTGACGCCGCATCCGCGACTCGCCAAGCAGTTGCTCCGGCGCAAGGACGCCGTGACCGCCGGTGGCATTGACTGGGGGCACGCCGAAGCGCTGGCGTATGCTTCGATTCTCTCCGACGGCATGCACGTGCGACTCAGTGGACAGGATGCGGAGCGCGGCACGTTTTCGCATCGGCATTCGGTGCTGCATGATGTGGCGAATGGCGACACCTACACGCCGTTGCAACACTTACCGGGTGTGTCGTCGCGCTTTGAGGTGTACAACTCCGCGCTCAGCGAAATGGCGGTGATGGGCTTTGAGTACGGCTATAGCTGTGCAGCGGAAGACACGCTGACGCTGTGGGAAGCGCAGTTCGGCGATTTTGCGAATGTGGCGCAGCCGATTATCGATCAGTTCTTGAGTGCCGACCGCGCCAAGTGGGGGCAGGACTCTGGGCTCGTGCTCTTGTTGCCGCACGGCTACGAGGGGCAGGGCCCTGAGCATTCGAGCGCGCGTCTCGAGCGCTTTTTGCAGATGTGTGCCGAAGGCAATTTCCGCGTGGCGTACCCCTCCACGCCGGCGCAGTACTTTCACATTCTCCGCTTGCAGGCGCGACTCACGCCGCGTCGGCCGATGGTGCTGATGCAGCCGAAGTCGTTGCTCCGGCTCGCCGATGCGTCGTCGGTGCTCGCGGACCTCGCACACGGCGGCTTCCAGACGGTGATCGACGATCCGGCGGGTGCGTCGAAGCGTGGTACGGTACGCCGGATCGTCTTCTGTACGGGCAAGGTGTACTACGACCTCGTGGCGAAGGCGGTGCCGGCTGAGGTTGCGGTGGTGCGTGTGGAAGAGCTGTATCCGTGGCCGCACGGCGACGTGTCGCGCGTGCTGGATCATTATCCACAGGCGACGGAGATCGTGTGGGCACAAGAGGAACCGAAGAACATGGGCGCGTGGACCTATGTGGCGCCTCGGTTGCGCGGATCCGTGGGGAACGCGCTCGCCATTCGGTACGTTGGTCGTCCGGAACGCGCGAGCCCGGCTGAGGGGTATCAGCAGCACCACGCCGAAGAACAGGCGCGGATTGTTGAGGATGCGCTCAGCGCCTCTCGTGCTGGCGGCAACAAACGGGCGTCCGGGGTGATGGGCGCGGTCTGA
- a CDS encoding PIG-L family deacetylase, translated as MSALRRLASAALVLGLCAPRPAHAQERGAVAVEQTVHGLTATGRVLVIGAHPDDEDTFLITWLTRGRHVETAYLALTRGDGGQNIIGNELGEALGAIRTEELLAARRLDGGRQYFSRAYDFGFSKNAEETYKHWAHDSLLGDVVTVMRSFRPQVVVAIFSGTPADGHGHHQVSGLLAQEAYELAGDTVRFPVAKYGQLWTPSKLYRNARFGRAPRTMTFNVGEFDPVIGRSYAEIAGESRSQHRSQGQGTAQPKGVSLTGVSRAASRVNEATPATDEKSLFDGVDTTYARLGAGASEYVRSLVKRAGVLADSARAQLDLMAPWKITPLLARAAEAVQWARADTPRCGFGPTRTVRRPEEQRAATCDAAAADLDAALDVMNRRISEALLASSSVAIEATAEKELLAFGDSMPVTVSLYNRGPIPVVITDIRMSGTMPHPFTAIPVAPDSTARFTRPVIGLVDKRPWWIGGRVTDMFPTHQVPADGLARLSTAGEPPLVPAVSVPEDARRESDVNVTLRVAGATVTVPLGVINYRYTDRVLGEARRPIGGVPPVTMAFGSGLEWMPAGKPIDRLLRLSLKSYSSSTKTLTFQLVSPPGIKVDSLPATLTLAPMEERELFLRLRGTLKPGRYEFGLIAMTETGKSYEGITAIEYPHIRPINLYRSSALYLQAVEISIPTTLAVAYVQGVGDVVATYLRQLGIPVAIISPEELAVTDLSRFSTLVVGPRAYEAHKALVTYNNRVLDFAKKGGTVVVQYGQNEMARPGIMPYPVAFTAPAARVTIEEAPVTVLDSRARLLNGPNKIGDDDWADWVQERALYMPSTIDAHYATPLEMHDPNEPENKGAVLVTPLGKGTYVYTTLSLFRQIPGGVNGGPRLFVNLLSIGLDLPKKVQP; from the coding sequence ATGTCCGCACTTCGCCGCCTCGCTTCGGCTGCGCTCGTTCTCGGCCTGTGTGCGCCGCGCCCTGCCCATGCGCAGGAGCGCGGCGCGGTGGCGGTGGAGCAAACGGTTCACGGCCTCACCGCCACTGGCCGCGTGCTCGTGATTGGCGCGCATCCCGATGACGAAGACACGTTTCTTATTACGTGGCTCACGCGTGGCCGCCACGTGGAAACCGCGTATCTCGCGCTGACGCGCGGCGACGGCGGGCAAAACATTATTGGCAACGAACTCGGCGAAGCGCTCGGCGCGATTCGCACCGAGGAGCTGTTGGCGGCACGTCGGCTCGACGGTGGCCGGCAGTACTTCAGTCGCGCGTACGATTTTGGTTTTTCGAAGAACGCCGAGGAAACGTACAAGCACTGGGCCCACGACTCGCTCCTCGGCGACGTCGTGACGGTCATGCGTTCTTTCCGGCCGCAGGTGGTGGTCGCGATTTTCAGCGGCACGCCCGCCGACGGCCACGGGCACCATCAGGTGTCCGGACTGCTGGCGCAAGAAGCGTACGAGTTGGCCGGCGACACCGTGCGTTTTCCGGTGGCGAAGTACGGGCAACTGTGGACGCCGTCCAAGTTGTATCGCAATGCGCGATTTGGCCGCGCGCCACGGACGATGACGTTCAACGTGGGCGAGTTTGATCCGGTCATTGGGCGCAGTTATGCGGAGATTGCCGGCGAGAGCCGCTCGCAGCACCGCTCGCAGGGGCAGGGAACGGCGCAGCCCAAGGGTGTGTCGCTCACTGGCGTGTCGCGGGCGGCGTCGCGCGTGAACGAAGCGACGCCAGCGACCGACGAGAAATCGTTGTTCGACGGCGTGGACACCACCTACGCGCGGCTCGGAGCAGGCGCGAGCGAGTATGTACGCTCGCTCGTGAAACGCGCCGGAGTGCTCGCCGACTCGGCGCGTGCGCAACTCGACTTGATGGCGCCCTGGAAGATCACGCCGTTGCTCGCCCGGGCCGCTGAGGCCGTGCAGTGGGCGAGAGCGGATACGCCGCGCTGTGGTTTTGGTCCCACCCGCACCGTCCGACGCCCCGAGGAACAACGCGCGGCGACGTGCGATGCCGCCGCGGCCGATCTCGATGCGGCGCTCGATGTGATGAACCGGAGAATCAGCGAGGCGCTCCTGGCCTCGTCCAGCGTGGCCATTGAAGCCACGGCAGAAAAAGAACTCCTCGCCTTTGGCGACTCGATGCCAGTGACGGTGTCGTTGTACAATCGCGGGCCGATTCCAGTGGTGATCACCGACATTCGGATGTCCGGCACGATGCCCCATCCGTTTACCGCGATTCCCGTGGCACCGGATAGCACCGCGCGCTTCACGCGCCCCGTGATTGGGTTGGTGGACAAGCGGCCGTGGTGGATTGGTGGTCGCGTGACCGACATGTTCCCGACGCATCAAGTGCCGGCCGATGGGCTCGCGCGGCTTTCGACCGCTGGGGAACCGCCTCTGGTGCCAGCGGTGTCGGTGCCCGAAGATGCGCGGCGCGAATCGGATGTGAACGTGACGTTGCGCGTGGCAGGTGCGACGGTGACCGTGCCGCTCGGTGTGATCAACTATCGCTACACCGATCGCGTGCTTGGTGAAGCGCGCCGCCCTATTGGAGGCGTACCACCTGTGACGATGGCGTTCGGTTCTGGCTTAGAGTGGATGCCCGCGGGTAAGCCGATCGATCGACTGCTCCGTCTCTCGCTCAAGTCGTATTCGTCTTCCACAAAAACGCTGACGTTCCAACTGGTGTCTCCGCCCGGCATCAAGGTGGATTCGCTCCCCGCAACGCTGACGTTGGCGCCGATGGAAGAACGCGAACTCTTTTTGCGCCTCCGCGGCACGCTCAAGCCCGGACGCTACGAGTTCGGGCTGATTGCGATGACCGAGACCGGCAAGTCGTACGAAGGCATTACCGCAATCGAGTATCCGCATATTCGCCCGATCAATCTGTATCGGTCGTCGGCGCTGTACTTGCAGGCGGTGGAGATCTCCATTCCCACAACACTGGCCGTGGCCTACGTGCAGGGTGTCGGCGACGTAGTAGCAACGTATCTGCGGCAACTCGGCATTCCGGTGGCGATTATCAGCCCCGAAGAACTCGCCGTGACCGATCTCTCGCGCTTCAGCACGCTGGTGGTGGGGCCGCGCGCGTACGAGGCTCACAAAGCCCTCGTCACGTACAACAATCGCGTGCTCGATTTTGCGAAGAAGGGCGGCACGGTCGTGGTGCAGTACGGCCAGAATGAAATGGCGCGCCCAGGCATTATGCCGTATCCGGTGGCGTTCACCGCTCCGGCGGCGCGCGTGACGATTGAAGAAGCGCCGGTGACGGTGCTCGATTCAAGGGCGCGCCTGCTCAACGGCCCAAACAAAATCGGTGACGACGACTGGGCCGACTGGGTGCAGGAGCGCGCGCTGTATATGCCGAGCACGATTGACGCGCACTATGCGACCCCGCTCGAGATGCACGACCCTAATGAGCCTGAGAACAAGGGCGCCGTGCTCGTCACGCCGCTGGGCAAGGGGACGTATGTGTACACCACGCTCTCGCTCTTTCGGCAGATTCCGGGCGGCGTGAATGGCGGTCCGCGCTTGTTTGTGAATCTCCTGAGCATTGGTCTCGACCTGCCCAAGAAGGTGCAGCCGTGA